The proteins below are encoded in one region of Marinobacter sp. F4206:
- a CDS encoding amino acid ABC transporter substrate-binding protein: MKKTKSIALGMALAVGAFTATGAMAATTLENVKDKGHLQCGVTSGLPGFSQPDENGNWTGIDVDTCRAVATAIFGDPKAVEFTPLTAKERFTALQSGEIDMLSRNTTWTLTRDASLGLNFAGVNYYDGQGFLINKGIGVDDATQLDGATICIQSGTTTELNLSDYFRAKGMEFKPIVFDTSEQTVQGFAAGRCDVLTSDRSQLAALRSKLSDPSSAKILPNTISKEPLGPVVRQGDDQWFNIVKWVLSAQINAEELGVTSENVDEMLKSDNPNIQRLLGEDGDMGAKLGLQHDFGYEVIKHVGNYGEMYDRNVGPDTPLGLDRGINALWTEGGILYAPPVR, encoded by the coding sequence ATGAAAAAGACGAAATCGATTGCCCTGGGAATGGCACTGGCTGTGGGCGCTTTCACGGCCACCGGTGCAATGGCTGCAACGACGCTGGAAAATGTGAAGGATAAAGGTCATCTACAGTGTGGTGTTACCAGCGGTCTGCCCGGGTTCTCCCAGCCTGATGAGAATGGTAACTGGACCGGTATCGACGTTGATACCTGTCGCGCCGTTGCCACTGCCATCTTTGGCGATCCCAAGGCCGTAGAATTCACTCCACTGACCGCAAAAGAGCGGTTCACTGCTCTTCAATCGGGCGAGATCGACATGCTGTCCCGGAACACAACCTGGACGCTCACCCGTGATGCCTCCCTGGGTCTGAATTTCGCGGGCGTTAACTACTACGACGGTCAGGGCTTCCTGATCAACAAGGGTATTGGCGTGGATGATGCCACCCAGCTGGATGGCGCTACTATCTGTATTCAGTCCGGTACCACCACTGAGCTGAACCTGTCCGATTATTTCCGTGCGAAGGGCATGGAGTTCAAGCCGATCGTGTTCGATACCTCCGAGCAAACCGTTCAGGGCTTTGCCGCCGGTCGTTGTGACGTGCTGACATCCGACCGTTCACAGCTGGCAGCGCTGCGCTCCAAGCTGTCCGATCCGAGTTCCGCGAAGATCCTGCCGAACACTATTTCCAAGGAGCCGCTGGGTCCTGTTGTTCGCCAGGGTGACGACCAGTGGTTCAATATCGTGAAGTGGGTGCTGTCGGCTCAGATCAACGCCGAGGAACTGGGTGTAACCAGTGAAAACGTCGACGAGATGCTGAAATCTGACAACCCCAACATCCAGCGCCTGCTCGGTGAAGATGGCGATATGGGGGCCAAGCTAGGCCTGCAGCATGATTTCGGCTACGAGGTCATCAAGCACGTTGGTAACTACGGCGAGATGTATGACCGTAACGTTGGTCCGGACACCCCGCTGGGTCTCGATCGAGGCATCAACGCGCTCTGGACTGAAGGCGGCATCCTGTATGCGCCACCGGTACGGTAA